One window of the Nicotiana tabacum cultivar K326 chromosome 4, ASM71507v2, whole genome shotgun sequence genome contains the following:
- the LOC142179955 gene encoding uncharacterized protein LOC142179955: protein MIFWGNVINGVTFLAAKKTKVSVTHSKRLREVTKDDITFTEEDADGLLLPHNDALVISLNVLDFKIKRVLVDQGNSANIIQWRVLKQAKLTGSSIPVTKLLVGFNLASVRIRWEILLPTKAEEVMKTTLFEVVDGHMGYNMILGRPWLHEMKVVPSTYHQLLNFPTLDGIKQIIGDQPTAREMNMVSIYTSKGKEQAV from the coding sequence ATGATTTTTTGGGGGAACGTGATCAACGGTGTAACTTTTTTGGCAGCAAAAAAGACAAAGGTATCAGTGACTCATAGCAAGAGACTCAGGGAAGTCACCAAGGACGACATCACCTTTACAGAAGAGGACGCCGATGGACTTCTACTGCCGCACAATGATGCCTTGGTAATTTCTCTTAACGttctagattttaaaattaaacgtgttttggtggacCAAGGAAATTCAGCCAACATCATTCAATGGAGAGTGCTGAAGCAAGCCAAGCTAACTGGAAGCAGCATTCCGGTAACAAAactcctcgtcgggttcaacttAGCAAGTGTGAGAATCCGATGGGAGATCTTGTTGCCCACGAAAGCCGAAGAGGTCATGAAGACTACCTTATTCGAAGTAGTAGACGGTCACATGGGCTATAATATGATTCTTGGCAGACCATGGCTACACGAGATGAAGGtcgtaccatcaacatatcaccaacttCTGAATTTTCCAACTCTAGATGGAATCAAACAAATAATAGGAGATCAACCTACGGCAAGGGAGATGAACATGGTCTCGATTTACACCAGTAAAGGGAAGGAACAAGCGGTATAG